A region of the Roseiflexus sp. RS-1 genome:
GGGCGCAAGAGCAGCCTGGTTGCGCCCGTACCCGGATAGAGCGCGCCATGCAATGAGCGTATAGACCGGCAAAAAGAACGAAAGGTCGGTTGCACCGCTCACCACAATCGCGCCCAGCAGTGCATCGACACCGATAGCAACCCAACCGGCGCCCGGCGCCCGTGGATCGATGCCCACAGGATGATGATACGCCACCCAAAACAGCCAGAGATGCACCAGCGCGTAGGCGATCAGCGCCATCCAGAGCGCCTCAGGAGGTGCAGCAGCGCTTAACCACACCGCCAGCGCCAATGCTGGCGCCGGCGCCAGCATCTGCCCCAGATATGCACGGCGTTCGATCAACCAGTATGGAAGTTGTCGCGTAAGCGTGTCTCCAGCGATCATGGCTGCTACTTCCCCCTATCGGCACACACTCAGACTGCCTCAGCACACACCTGGACTGCCTCAGGCCTCGAACTTATACCCAAGATTGCGCACGGTCAACACATGGCGGGGATGCTCGGGATCGCGCTCGATCTTCGTGCGCAGGCGCCGGATATAGACCGCAACCAGATTGCTTTCGCCTTCGTAATCGTACCCCCAGACTTTGCTCAGGATCTGACTGGTGTTCAGCACGCGACCAGCATTCTTCATCAGATAGTAGAGCAACCGAAATTCGAGCGGCGTCAGTTCAACGATGCGCCCATCGGCAAAGAGCACCTTGTGCTCAACCGGATCGAGCGTCAGGTCGCCCAGACTCAGACGCGCCGAGGGGTTGAGCATATCGCTGTTGCGCCGCCGCAATACTGCTTCGACCCGCGCCAGCAATTCGGAAGGCTCGAACGGCTTGACCAGATAATCGTCCCCGCCGATCTGCAATCCGGTCACCCGATCCTGCAATTGCGAGCGAGCGGAAAGAAAAATGATCGGCACATCGGAGGTGCGCCGGATCTGACGGCATACATCGAATCCGTTCGTCTTCGGCATCATCACATCGAGCAGGATGAGGTCCGGATTGTACTGCTCGACCGATTGCAGGATCGATGGGCCATCGTAAGCCTTAATGACCTTGTAACCCGCTTCTTCCAGAACAAACGCGGTCAGTTTGACGTTCGGCAGGTCATCATCAGCAACCAGGATATACATATCTTCCCTCTCCCTGCAACAATACCCGACAGTCGGGGCAACAAGCAGTGCATCGTTGCTCCTCCGCCGGCGACTATCCGTGATCTCGACTTTCGTTGTGATTTCTCTCTACAACTATGAACAGCATCTCTGTCAAAAAAGTTACGCGGCGGCGATAAGTTACGAACACTTCATCCTGTTTGCACCGATCTTCCCACGCTTGCAGCCCACCGAACGACGCATGACAGTCTATCTTGTGGTGCACAGCGAAGCCCTCTCTGCTATAATGATGCTCATTATGATGACCGAACTTCCATCCCGCCCTGCACCCTGGATTGATCGAGCAGTTGCATGGCTGTTTCGCCACTGGCTTGCATCGTTGAATCTCCTCGCTGGCATCTACGCCGGTCTGCCGTGGATGTCGCCCTGGCTGAAGGCGAATGGGCATCCGGTGGCAGGCGAGATCATTTTTCGCATATATACGCCCTTGTGTCATCAACGCCCTGAGCGTTCGTTCTGTTTTTGCGGGTATCAGGTGGCGTTCTGCCATCGCTGCACGGCGTTTTACGGCGGTCTGTTCATCGTCGGAATACTCTTTTCCGTCGTGCGGTGCTGGATCCGTCCGGCGCCATTGACGCTCGGCGCGCTGTTGCTCGTTCCGATGGCGCTCGATGCCGGTACGCATATCATCAACGAGATCTTGAGCCTTGGCTGGCGCGACGGCGGCGACGACATCGGTTCGCTCAATTTCTGGCTGCGCATGATCACCGGCGCACTGGCGGCGCTGGCGGTGATGCTGGTCGTCTATCCGCGTCTCGAACGCGAACTTCCGGCGCAGGCGCGGGGAATCGGAGGGATGCAATGATGCGACCACACAATGTCGGCGGTCGGCAGGTGCGGCGACCGATCCGCCTGTGGGCGCTGGTGATCGTGAGTCTGGCGCTGGCAGGATGCGGCGAACAACGTGGAGCGTCGCCTGCGACGGACCGGGCGCCGGTCGATATTCCGCCGGGTATTGCCATCGAGTCGCGGATGATCGACCGCGGCGGCAGATTGCCAGCGCCGGGCGATCCTGCGCCGGATTTCGCTTTTACCTTTGCTGGCGGTGAGACGCGCCGCCTGAGCGATCTGCGCGGCACAAAAGTGGTGCTCAACTTCTGGGCGACGTGGTGCGCGCCATGCGAGGAGGAAATGCCCGACCTTCAGCGGATTGACGCGCGTGATGATGTGGTGGTGCTGGGGGTGAACCGCCTCGAATTAGCGGATGTCATCATTCCGTTTGCGCGTGAACGCAACCTGACCTTCACGCTGATCGCCAATCCGGAAGGCGACATTGCCGAACGGTACGGCGCAAAGAATCTTCCGACCAGTTACTTTATCAACAGCGATGGCACCATCAATCATCGTCAGATCGGCATCATGAGTTTCGAGATGATGCAGGATCAGGTGGAGCGATTACGTTGACAGCGAGGTTTCATGGAACGCACAAGTGAGGAGATCATCGAACTGGCGCGGCGCGAGATTGCCGCGCGCAAGGAGCGTGAACGCGACGGGCGCGAGGTTCCGTGGCGCTTCGCCTTCATTGGTCTGCTCGGAGCGATCCTGGCAGGTATGCTGCTCTGGCCCGGCACGCCGCTCAACTGGAAGATGTACGCCGCTGTGCACGGCGTCTGCGCTCAGGTGCACAACGTGTCGCTGGGGGGCGAACAACTCCCGCTCTGCGCGCGCAACACCGGCATCTACAGCGGCTTTCTGCTGACCTTCATCTATCTTCTTCTGCTCGGTCGCGAGCGCGCTGCGAAACTGCCGCCGCCCGCTATTGTCGTCGCGCTGGTGGCGCTGGTCGTCGTCATGGCGGTTGATGGATTCAATTCACTGTTTGTTGATCTCTTCCTGCCCCATCTCTACACGCCGCGCAACGAACTGCGCACGCTCACCGGTCTGGGCATGGGCGTGTCCCTGGCGGTCGCCATTCTGCTGGTGCTGAACCTTTCGCTCCGGCGCGACCCCGATATGGATCAACCTGTGATCGGCAACTGGCGTGAACTCGGCGGTGCGTTGCTGCTCGGCTTTCTGGTGCACGCCGCGATCTACGGCAATGTCGCCATCACCTACTGGCCCATCGCCATTGTCGCCTGGACCGGCATCGTCGGCATTTTGTTCGCGGTCAATCTGCTGATCGTTGCGCTGGTAATGAACTACGAGGGGCGGGTGACGCGCGTGGTTGAACTGGCGCGCCCGGCGACCGTCGCGCTGGTGGTGACCGCCATCATGCTGGGGGTGATGGCGTGGGGACGCTTCTGGCTTGAAGGGCAGGGGTTGATCGTGTCGTAGTTGATCCCGCTGTAGAAACGCACTGCCGAAACGCAAAGGGCACAGAGGTTCCATAAAAAACGCTACACGCCACCGAGCGCGATGATTGAGCCCGCGCTGCCTGCCGCCCCCGCTGCGCGCTACTCTTAAGGATAGGTTCCCTGGGAGAGATGCGTGATTTTCTGCATTCCGGTGCGCGTTTGCCCCTCATCCCCCCTGCCCCCTTCTCCCACAAGGGGAGAAGGGGGAGTTGGGGCGCCCTGATGCCTGAAACGGAAGATGGCACGCGGGGGTTCCCCAAAAACTCACCCCTGTGAGGGGGATGTCCCGCCGTGCGGCAGCCGTGACCTTTGCCGACTGTCGGTCTGGCATGCAGGGGAGTCTGCCGAATCTCGGAATGCCAAAGAGTGTTCGGCTATGGGAGGGCATCACGCGCTGGCGCGGCACGGCGTGCGGGGGAGCGACTCTCGCGCCGGGTCGCTTGCCCCTGTCCTGCTGTATCCCACCCGCCCCCGATCTCCATCACCGAGAATCCATAGCAAGGGCGAAATCCCTCTTTCCAAAGCCAGGATGTGCGCAACCGGCAAACGCTTCCAGCAGACGAAAAGAGCCGCAAGCGCACGTATTACATCGCCTCGTACAATCATGTCTCTAACTTGCCTGAAAGTCCAAATAGAAAATTCTTCTTGTGTGGATACGTTAAGGTCTCTTAATCCGTGATAGGAACAGATCCTACTCCCTAAATTATTCTGCAAGAGATTTGGCATGTTTTTCCCCCTTTCTTTGAGATATCTACTCTCATAAACCAGAGAAATTAAATAAATTTAATTGATCGCCAAGTGGACCGCAAGAAGCGATCTGGCGCGTGAATAGTTCTACGCTGTATAGAGGAGAATTCGATAGTTAGGAGATTTATTAATGATATGTTTTCTAGACGGATTTAGACTACAAGAGCGGCACATAGAGTATCTAATATAAGCTATATTATCTTTGGAATACAGATATCGAGTATATTTTACCTTAAACCCCAATATCCTCGATCTAAGCGGTAAAATAGGTCTTCACCTCCCTTATATGCACGAGAGTCTGACGAATGAATGTAGATCGTATAACGTATAATAGCTTGCCATGAATCTGGTAGTCTTAGTGTAGTTTCGCAAATGACATAATCATATATCTCATATAGCCGAGCCTTACCGCCAAGAGCAGCAATCACGCTTGCCACATAATCTTTCCAGGTGTGAAACTCCATCTCGATCAAGCCTCCTGATCCAACCAATTGCTTGTTCAGGTACTCTCTCACGGTAAATCCTACCCGCTTATACGTATTAAAGTCCTTTGAGTTATGATAGGGACATGTAAAGATTTTAATCTGTATGAACGAATTGTTTTGCGGAGATATCGAGCATTTTATCCCCCTTTCGTCGAGTGATCGACTTTTTGTCCATGTACAAAAAAGCCAGTTCATTCTGAACCGGCACCTGATAGAGTCAAAAAAACCGTGTTATAAAGATTAATCGCTAAGCGGATCGTACAATGATAATATCTGATGTACGAGTAATCCTATGCTGTATAGGGGATAACCAGATAGTAAAAGGAGTTACTAGGAGATACGTCGTCTATAGAGGTTAAATTGTAGGAGTAATAAACGGGGTGTTCTTGGTTTGTGATCACCCTCTAGTACTATACCACACATTCCAGTGGACCGCAAGCTGTGCTATACACTGCTGCTTTGGACAGGAATTGTGTCCTCGGTATTATACCATACATTCCAGTGCATCGCAAAGTGCCTGCTACCGCCGCGCTACCCGACGCCGATCAGCGATGTGGGGCGCGCTGGCGCGGCAAGGAGGCGCAACGCAGCGGCGCTATTTCGTGCAATGCAGCGACGATCAACGGGATCGCGGCGCCTGGAGGGTACGCGGGAGAGCGAGGGAGGCGCTGGAGTGCAAAACAATTGAACGCCAGGATCGCGCGCCTCGTCCGTCGTACGGGCAGGGACGCCCACGCTCCCGGCGCCCACAGCCGCCATGCGGGCGCGACGCCCGTGCACATGGCACATATCGCGCGTCTTGTCTGTCATGCGGGCGGGGACGCCCGCGCTCCCGGCACCCACAGTCGTCATGCGGGCGGGGACGCCCGCGCACCCGGCACGCACATTCGCACCGCATCCGTCATGCGGGCGGGGACGCCCGCACACTTGGCACGCACATTCGCACCGAATCCGTCATGCGGGCGCGACGCCCGCGCACCTGGCACATATCGCGCGTCTCATTCGTCATGCGGGCGGGGACGCCCGCGCACCCGGCGCCCACAGCCGTCGTGCGGGCGGGGACGCCCGCGCTCCCGGCGCGCACATTCACACCGCAGCCGTCATGCGGGCGGAACGCCCGCGCACCCGGCGCCCGCAGCCGTCATGCGGGCGCGACGCCCGCGCACCTGGCATGCACATCGTGCTCCCCACGCGTCGACCGAAATGAATTTCGGTCTACACTCCGCTGAAGCAGGCGCCTCGTGCGACACGGCAAACCCAGAATGTGTGCATTGGACGGGCTCACGCGGAGGCGCGGAGGCGCGGGAGACATGTCAATTTGAATCGTCGTAACACCATCCGTGTCACCTATTCCAATCCACGGTGAGTGCTGAAACAGCAGGCGCGACGCCCACGCATCCGGCACGCGCACGGTTTTCATTTCAGCACTTGCAAATGCAACCAACATGGATACAATAGGCGCAAACGCCGGGGAGTTTTCCCTCGCAGCGCAGACCCCTGTTCCTGCATCTGCGCGATCCTCGAGCGGCAGTACGACGCCTGACCGACGCGACCCCGCGCTCGCGCCCTTAGCGAAAAGCAACGCTTTTTTCTAAACTGCTCACTCAGAGCAGGCGCACCCCTCGTCCGCGAAACTGGCGAACCCTCACACGATGAAGCCACAGGAGGTTGATATGCATGTCAGGATGGTTCAACTGCGGCTGATGCTGCTGGTGCTGGCGCTGCCCGTTATGCTTGCCGCCTGCACACAACCGACATCCTCGCCAGGCGGAGCCGGCGGCGATGCTCCCCGCCGGTGGCGTATCGGCATGTCGCAGGCGAACAACGCCGAACCGTGGCACCAGGCGATGAATGCGCAGATCGCTGCGGCTGCCGCCCGTCATCCCAACATTGAGATCGAGTTCACTGATGCGCGCCAGAACAATGCACAGCAGATTGCAGACGTGGAAGCCTTCCTGAGCAAGGGTATCGATCTCCTCATCATTTCGCCCAACGAAGCCTCCCCGCTGACCCCGATTGTAGCGAGCGCATTTCAGCGCGGCATTCCGGTGATCGTGCTGGATCGCAAAGTGAAGGGCGAACAGTACACGATGTGGATCGGCGCCGATAACCGCCTGATCGGGCGCAAGGCGGGCGAATATACGGCGCGCTGGTGCCGCGAACAGCAGCGATCACCGTGTACGGTCATCGAACTGCGTGGACTGGAAGGCTCGACCCCCACGCAGGAGCGCGGCGACGGCTTCCGCGAAGGGATCGCCGCCAACCCGGATGTGCGCATTATTGCCAGTCAGAACGCCGACTGGCTCGCCGAACGGGCTGACGCGCTTGCGCGCGTTCTCTTTGAAGCAAACCCGGATGTCGATGTGGTCTATGCCCACAACGATCCTATGGGCATTGCCGCCTTCAATGTTGCAAAGGAGCAGGGGCGCGATACCGACGCCATCCTCTTTATCGGCATCGATGCGCTTGCGACCTCCGATGGCGGTATTCAGGCGGTGCGGCAGGGCAAACTCAATGTGACATACGTCTATCCTACGGGCGGCGCCGAAGCCATCGAATGGGCGCTGCGAATACTGGAACAGCGCGAGACGCCGCCGCGCGAAATCATTCTCGATACTGAAGAAGTCACCACTGCCAACGCCGATGCCATGTTCCAGAAATACGGAGGCCGGGAATGAGCCGCAGTATTCAGAAAACATGGCTTGCCATCCTGCTCCTGTTCGCACTCCTGCCGATGCTCGCAGTCGGCGGCATCCTCTCATGGATGGGGGGCGACCTTCAAATCCGGCAGGCGCAGAGCATCCAGGATCAGATTGCGCTTCGCTCCGAGGCGCTCCTGGCGAACTTTGTCGAGGAAGCGCTGATGGAGATGAACATCCTGGTGCGTTCCCCTGGCTTCGTAAGCGGTTCGACAGACCAGCGCCTGGAACTGCTTGCCCGGACGATCTTTGAACGCAATCTGTTCGAGAGCCTGGCAGTCGTTGATAACACCGGCATGGAGCGCCTGCACGTCGCGCGGATCGGTATAACTCCGCCTGACCGGTTGACCAGCCGCGCTGCCGATCCGCTCTTCAAAGCCGCAATCGGCGCCGAACGACCGGTCTTCGATGACCTGCGCTTCAATCCGCTCAGCCGGGAATTATCGCTGCCGATAGCATTACCCTATCTTCTCCCCGGCAACCCGCCCCAGGTTCTTATCGCCGAAGCGCGTATGAACCGCGTGATCGAACAGGTGGTCAACATACCGGTCGGGGACAGAGGAACGGTGAGCCTGCTTGAAAGTGACGGGCGCGTGATCGCGCATCGCAACCGCGACCTGATCGGGCGCACGGTCGCGCTGTCGGACTGGAGCACTGAACATCAGACCATCGCCGGCACTGACGGAACGACGGTGTTGATGATGCTACGCACATTCGAGATCGGCGACTATACGCTGGGCATCGCCGTCGAGCAACCGCTTGATGAGGTGTACCAACCGGTCGTTCAGAACATGCTGGTCATAGCGACGTTGATCGCTCTGATGACGCTCGCCGCTATTGCGGGAAGCATCGGCATTGTGCAGACCATCACCCGCCCGATCCAGCGTCTTGCTCATGTGACCAAGGAGATCGGCGCCGGCGATCTCGCGCAGCGCATTCCTGTCACGCGCAACGACGAGATCGGCATGCTCCAGCGCAACTTCAACCGGATGGTAGAAAACATTGTGGCGCAGCAAACGGCAATTGCTGAGCGGAACAACGAACTTGAACAGAGTCTTCAGGAGCAGCGCCGACTGTTTGAAACCGTTCAACAACTCTCGATTCCGCTGCTGCCGGTGTGGGAGGGAGTGATTGTTCTCCCCATCGTGGGTCATGTGGATGCGCAACGGGGGCAGGCTCTGCTCGATGCGCTGTTGAAAGGGATTGCTGAGCGACGTGCGCGGGTTGCCATTCTGGACATCACCGGCATCGCTGTTGTCGATCCCGATGTCGTGGCGATCCTGACGCGCGCGATGCAGGCGGCAGCGCTGCTGGGAGCAACGCCAATGCTGGCCGGCATCTCGGCGACCAACGCGCATCTGATGGTGCAACAGGGGGTTGCTAACCTGAATGTGGCGACGTATCGCAACCTGCAGAGCGCTATTATGGCGGCCATTGAGTATGACCGCACCAATGGAAACCTGAAAACCTCTACCCTTTCAGAGCGACGGATGCGTCACTCCCCCTCCTGATGCCTCAACCCCGGACCAATGTCGTCTTCCTTGCGGCGGGTGTCTCTGATGAACGCCGGGGGGCGCGCGGGAGGCGGCGGAAACAGTTCGGGGTGCTGGCGAACATAGTCTTGATCGAAGATGAAATCAAAGAAGAGTACCAGTTCAACATCCGGGTTCGTTTGCAGCCACGGCTTGAGCGACACCAGGTGGCGCTCGCCGCGGTACGGGTCGGTGATGTACCCTTCATCGCCGCCAAGCCACGCGCGCAGCTTCGCCAGGGTGAATCCGTGACCGCGCATGTGGGGCGGAACTTCCCGCAGTTCGACGATGATTGTGCCGGGGATGTCTCGATATGGAATATCTGTGAACAGAGGAATGTACATACCAGCCTCCATACATATGACCAATTACGGACAACCGAGTTGACGGCACACGCGCCCTCTATACGACCAGGTAGGCGTTGAGCAAACTGTGGTGCCATCGCAGGAATCATAGCACACATATCTGGCGACTGAGACCCACGATTTGTCGATGCTGTCATATACTTCAAAGCACGACGTGCAATAACAGACCTGTACAGAACAGCGACTATACTGACCACTGTCTGAACCGCCTTCCTCTGGTCGGGGTGGTGAGATGCAACCATTCAGCGTATCTGTCGGAGCCGTCGTGGGCGCAGGCATGCGCTGTGCCACGACATTTGACCCTCCATCGCCCAACACAGGCGCGCTGCGGAAGAGTGGAAACGCCAGGATCGCGCCGCCTGCCGCTCCAAAGAACTGCAGGAGTCGTCGTCGCGCCGGTGTGTGCAGGCGCCCGACCGGCGCCATTCCGCGTGGCGCCTGTTGATAGTCTGAAGTCTCTTGCGTTGCCGTTCGCACGTGCATCACGAGCGCTATCAGCGCTGCGCCGCCGATGGCAACCAACGCCATCCCCCACGCAGGCAATCCCGGCGACACACCAGGCGTCCAGAAGCTCAGCGTCGTCCCAACACCGCTCAGCAGCGCAAGTCCGGCGTTGCACGTCAGCGCGACGCTCCACCTCCCGCGTTTTCCAGTACTGGGGCAACTGCACGCCAGCGACAACCGCCGAACGCATACCCACATGCCCCACACGGTAACGAGCAGCAGCATTCCAGTGACGATCCCCATCGTCCACGGCAGAAGCGCAGGCGGACTCGTCAGCACCGCCAGCGCCAACCCAGCCTCCAACGCCGGAAGCAACAGTATCAGCAGACGGATGACCGCTGCGGGCAGACCACCGGCCCGCAACACCGCTGCCAGCACGTCAGGCTGACGCGCCTTTGCACACGCGGCAAACAGCAGCGCGCTACTCAGCACTGCCTGGCAACCTGCAAGCAGGAAGGCGATCATTATCGCTCTCCTTTCAGGTCTACGGGAGCGCCGGGTATCGTCTGGGGCATTCCCCGACCCTGGTGGTGTGCTGGCTTCGTGTTGCAAGCCATCGCCATCCGGCGCCGCCCCGCTCCTGGCTAGCGTCACTGATACGTGGAGTCTACCACGCTGACAGAGCAGTGTCTATCAGGGAACAACCCTGAATTGAGGAGAGTCTTTGCAGCGCACAGCGCGCACGAACCGGTCGGCGCGGTGCGCGCCTTCGCGCTCCGTCGAAGCGGGACGTTGGGCGCAGATTCGTCGGCTCAACCCTGGTGCGAGCAAGTGCTGGGGACATCCAGAGAAAGAAGCGAACGGTAAGCCACACTTATATCACATCTCAACCGACAGTGTCCATATCTGATCGGGCAACATATCGACACGGAGGCTTCACGGCAGGGACGAACGGCTGTGCGCTGGCGCCTGATCGGGAACCAGCGGGCAGCCGAAGGCGCGAGCTGCCGCCACCCGTGCGTCCGCCAACGGCGCCTGGGACGCCTGATCCAGACGGAGCAACTGCCAGAATGAAGAGTGAGAGCACTGATGGCAGTTGCTCCTCCAGGGTTCTGATAGGCAGGCCCGGCTTCAAAGTCACCATTTTGGACGGGCTGATCTCAGCGTGGATAATTCTTGAGTATAGCCGGTAGATAGACTACACTGCACGAGCCATGGGATGGCCGGGGTGTGACGATGTGTGGTGGTGGCGGATTGGTGATAGACCGTCTGGACGGCAGCGTAAGTGGTACCGCTTCCCAAAACCCGGCGCTAGGAGGATGACCGGCATACCCCCAGATAATTTCTTGATAGGGATACCAGGATCGCGGTTGTGATCCATTGAAGGAAGGACGGAAAGGGTTGAAAGCGTATCCACAATTTGGATTGTTATCCGGGCAATTACGATTCGGATTGTTGACCCATCCCCATCCATTATAGGCCCAGACCGCGTAGTACCAGTCCTCGACTACGTAAGGGTTGTTGTTGCCAATATAAACATTCAGACTATTCCATTTCTGGATCAGGACGCGTGCACCGGTACCGATGTTATAGGCGGGCTCGGCGGCTACCCTGCCAGGTTCAAAGCCTGCTCCACCCCCCATACCGGAAGTGATTTGCATAATGCCATAGCCACAATCTGCGCTGACTACCGTGTAGCCATAACGCCCATAATCGGCAGCAAACTGTTTCCAGCCAGCGCTTTCCGTATAGCCAATGACTTTGAGAAGTATACAAGGCACGTAGGGAGAGACCAACCTGGCCTGCGAGGAAGGATATCCCTTCCAGATCTGAGGCAGACTCGGACCCTCGTTCCCTAAACGGTTAGTGCCCGCACGATCGAAAGCATTAATCAACTCGCCAGGATAAGGCTGTCGACCATAAGCGGCAGGCACAGGGCAGCTTCCCTG
Encoded here:
- a CDS encoding MauE/DoxX family redox-associated membrane protein is translated as MIAFLLAGCQAVLSSALLFAACAKARQPDVLAAVLRAGGLPAAVIRLLILLLPALEAGLALAVLTSPPALLPWTMGIVTGMLLLVTVWGMWVCVRRLSLACSCPSTGKRGRWSVALTCNAGLALLSGVGTTLSFWTPGVSPGLPAWGMALVAIGGAALIALVMHVRTATQETSDYQQAPRGMAPVGRLHTPARRRLLQFFGAAGGAILAFPLFRSAPVLGDGGSNVVAQRMPAPTTAPTDTLNGCISPPRPEEGGSDSGQYSRCSVQVCYCTSCFEVYDSIDKSWVSVARYVCYDSCDGTTVCSTPTWSYRGRVCRQLGCP
- a CDS encoding response regulator transcription factor gives rise to the protein MYILVADDDLPNVKLTAFVLEEAGYKVIKAYDGPSILQSVEQYNPDLILLDVMMPKTNGFDVCRQIRRTSDVPIIFLSARSQLQDRVTGLQIGGDDYLVKPFEPSELLARVEAVLRRRNSDMLNPSARLSLGDLTLDPVEHKVLFADGRIVELTPLEFRLLYYLMKNAGRVLNTSQILSKVWGYDYEGESNLVAVYIRRLRTKIERDPEHPRHVLTVRNLGYKFEA
- a CDS encoding HAMP domain-containing protein, with amino-acid sequence MSRSIQKTWLAILLLFALLPMLAVGGILSWMGGDLQIRQAQSIQDQIALRSEALLANFVEEALMEMNILVRSPGFVSGSTDQRLELLARTIFERNLFESLAVVDNTGMERLHVARIGITPPDRLTSRAADPLFKAAIGAERPVFDDLRFNPLSRELSLPIALPYLLPGNPPQVLIAEARMNRVIEQVVNIPVGDRGTVSLLESDGRVIAHRNRDLIGRTVALSDWSTEHQTIAGTDGTTVLMMLRTFEIGDYTLGIAVEQPLDEVYQPVVQNMLVIATLIALMTLAAIAGSIGIVQTITRPIQRLAHVTKEIGAGDLAQRIPVTRNDEIGMLQRNFNRMVENIVAQQTAIAERNNELEQSLQEQRRLFETVQQLSIPLLPVWEGVIVLPIVGHVDAQRGQALLDALLKGIAERRARVAILDITGIAVVDPDVVAILTRAMQAAALLGATPMLAGISATNAHLMVQQGVANLNVATYRNLQSAIMAAIEYDRTNGNLKTSTLSERRMRHSPS
- a CDS encoding DUF2085 domain-containing protein, yielding MISTFVVISLYNYEQHLCQKSYAAAISYEHFILFAPIFPRLQPTERRMTVYLVVHSEALSAIMMLIMMTELPSRPAPWIDRAVAWLFRHWLASLNLLAGIYAGLPWMSPWLKANGHPVAGEIIFRIYTPLCHQRPERSFCFCGYQVAFCHRCTAFYGGLFIVGILFSVVRCWIRPAPLTLGALLLVPMALDAGTHIINEILSLGWRDGGDDIGSLNFWLRMITGALAALAVMLVVYPRLERELPAQARGIGGMQ
- a CDS encoding DUF2085 domain-containing protein, which encodes MERTSEEIIELARREIAARKERERDGREVPWRFAFIGLLGAILAGMLLWPGTPLNWKMYAAVHGVCAQVHNVSLGGEQLPLCARNTGIYSGFLLTFIYLLLLGRERAAKLPPPAIVVALVALVVVMAVDGFNSLFVDLFLPHLYTPRNELRTLTGLGMGVSLAVAILLVLNLSLRRDPDMDQPVIGNWRELGGALLLGFLVHAAIYGNVAITYWPIAIVAWTGIVGILFAVNLLIVALVMNYEGRVTRVVELARPATVALVVTAIMLGVMAWGRFWLEGQGLIVS
- a CDS encoding substrate-binding domain-containing protein; the protein is MHVRMVQLRLMLLVLALPVMLAACTQPTSSPGGAGGDAPRRWRIGMSQANNAEPWHQAMNAQIAAAAARHPNIEIEFTDARQNNAQQIADVEAFLSKGIDLLIISPNEASPLTPIVASAFQRGIPVIVLDRKVKGEQYTMWIGADNRLIGRKAGEYTARWCREQQRSPCTVIELRGLEGSTPTQERGDGFREGIAANPDVRIIASQNADWLAERADALARVLFEANPDVDVVYAHNDPMGIAAFNVAKEQGRDTDAILFIGIDALATSDGGIQAVRQGKLNVTYVYPTGGAEAIEWALRILEQRETPPREIILDTEEVTTANADAMFQKYGGRE
- a CDS encoding TlpA family protein disulfide reductase → MMRPHNVGGRQVRRPIRLWALVIVSLALAGCGEQRGASPATDRAPVDIPPGIAIESRMIDRGGRLPAPGDPAPDFAFTFAGGETRRLSDLRGTKVVLNFWATWCAPCEEEMPDLQRIDARDDVVVLGVNRLELADVIIPFARERNLTFTLIANPEGDIAERYGAKNLPTSYFINSDGTINHRQIGIMSFEMMQDQVERLR